GGAGCTATCCCCGTTGACCAAATCCAGCACGCCGCCATTGTACGTCACGAGTCCGGAAACGCGGAGCGTACCCTGGACATCCAGTGTGGTCGCGGGATCCGTTGTCCCGATGCCGACATTTCCTGAAGCGGGAAAGGTGTTTGCCGCAGACAACGAGAGTGGCGCGGCGATCCAGAAGACGACGAGGCTACGCATAGGGCAAGGTGAGATTCCCCGCGAAATGGAACGATCATTGTGAATCTCCCCCTCCGCGATGATACGGACCCAAAGTCGGTATTCTGCACCTCAGAGTCAAAAGCTTTTGGAATGCCAACAATACAAATTGTCGGCCTTCCGCTCCCTTAGACCCGGTCCACGCGGCGCATGAGAAAGACACCGAGCCCGATAAACAGGAAAATGGGTGCCCAGAGCAGGAGGTCGGGCCGGGCCTTGGGGACACGGTCGAGCCAACCCACCGCAACCGTCAGGATGTAATAGGCGAGCACGAGGCCCACCGCTATGCCCAGGTTGGCCGAGGTCTCCTTGCGTTGGGCGCGAATGCCCAGGGGGATCGCGAGCACGGTGAAGGCAAACACGGCGATGGCTGAGGTGATCTTCTGGTGGAGCGTGAGGTCGACCTTGAGGATCTGTGTGCGCGGTGCGCCTTCGGCTTTGAGGCGACGGCGTTCGGCCCACAATTGGTCCCACGTCATCCAGTCGAGCTTGCGGCGGACGGTGGCTTTCCCCAGCGCATGCTCGAGTGAGAATTTCAGCTTGGTATCGTGAAAGGTGGCGGTCAGGGGCGGCTGACGCGTCGACTCGGGATTCTTGTCGTCTCGGTTCTCAAATCGTGCATTCGCCAGTTCAAGTTCCACTGTGGCCTCCTCCGCTTCGAAGCGCGGCTTGGCCTCGTCCGCGTGCCACACGCGGATCACACGCCCCTGAGGGTCCGATTCCCAGAGCCAGAAGTTCTTGAGCGTGTCGCCTTCTTTTGCGCCGACATAGAGGACCTTGTTTGGGAGCAGATTGCGCACGAAGGTCTGGGGTTTGATGAAGTCCAGCGCCGTGCTGCGGATCGTCTGGTCGAACTGGGCGTGATAGGCCACGCGAGCTTCCGGCATCACCTTGAAGTTGATAAAGAGCGCAAATCCAGCTCCCAGTATTGCCAGGAGATACAACGGGGCGCAAATGCGCGCGACGCTGAGGCCCGCAGCCCGCATGGCGGTGATCTCGTTGTCGGCAGACATCCGACCCAGGACCAGCAAGACCCCGAGAAGCATCCCCATTGGCAGGGCGTACGTCACCACGTAGGGAAACAACAGCCACGAAAGCTTGAGAAAAAGCAACACCGGGAGCCGCCCATCCAGGAAGTAAGCAAGCAGGTCGCGCAGCATGTTCACAGTGGCCATGACGAACGCAAAAAATGCGATCGCCCCGCCCACGGAGACAAAGGTGGCGGAGAGGAGGTGGCGACGGAGAACACTGATCATACCGGCGACAGCAACATGGACTCAGGCAGACCAGCGCCAAGCTTCAAATCACACGCGTTTCCGGTTGGCGATGGCGACGGAAATCGTCCACCTTGGGCTCATGTTTGACCCGGTCGCGAAGCTTCAAGAATTCATCCGCTATCCCAGCGTCTCCGCTGATTCCGCCTTTCACGAGGGTATGAAAGGGGCGCGCGAGTTCGCCGCCGAGCTGTTGAGGTCCATCGGCTTCAAGGTGGAACTCGTGCACACCAAGCTTCACCCCATCATTCTGGCCGAGCGCCATGGCAAACCGGAGTGGCCGCATGTCGTCATCTATGGCCACTACGATGTGCAGCCAGCCGATCCACTCAACCTCTGGCAAACTCCTGCGTTCGAGCCGTCCATCCGAAACGGTCGGCTTTACGGACGTGGTTCGGCGGACAACAAAGGGCCGCTCATGGTGCATATTGCCGCTGTGGGTCGGCTCCTGGAGCGTCGTCCCGACCTCCCGCTCAACCTGACCTTCGTGATCGAGGGAGAAGAGGAAATGGGCAGCCCGAGCTTCCTTCCTTTCCTGGAGCAATACAAGGACAGGCTAAAGAAGGCGGACCTCGTGTTTCTGTCGGACACCGGAAGTCCCCGGGAAGACCAGGTGGTGATCACGTGCGGGCTTCGCGGACTGATGCTTTTCGACCTGGTGGTGACCGGCCCGAAGACGGACCTCCATTCCGGCCTGCATGGCGGCGTATTGAGAAACCCGATACAAGCTGTCGCCGAGGTTTGCGCGTCGCTTCACTCCGCTGACGGCCGGGTCAACGTGCCCGGGTTTTACGATGACGTGCTGGATGTGGAGCCTTGGGAGCGGGAACAGCTTGCGCGCCATGGCCAGAGCGAGGAGGAGTACCGGGCGTTCCTGGGCATACCGGCCTTCCACGCCGCGAAGGGATTCACCCCGTTTGAGGCAACGCGTTTTCTTCCGACGCTCGAGTTCAACGGAATCGGCGGCGGGTACCAGGGGGAGGGGACCAAGACGGTGATTCCCAGCAAGGCTTTCGCGAAGATCAGCTGCCGACTCGTCGCGAACCAGGATCCCGAGAAGATTCGGACGCTGGTGTACAAGGCCATTGAGGAGCGCATGCCGAAGGACGTGACCTATGAGCTGATCGACCAGCATAGCGCCACTCCTTATGTCGTTGTTCCTCCCGACCGGAGCAACACCCCTAAGGATCAACCTGCGGCGCTCGCGAAGGCCTTTCGTGCAGCAGACAAAGCGGTGGCCGAGATCTTCGGTAAACCACCGCTGTATCTCCGTGAAGGCGGGAGCATTCCGATTATCGCGGATATCAAGCGGGTGACCGGACTCGATTCCGTGCTCTTCGGTCTCTTCCTGCCTGAAGACAACCTCCATGCGCCAAACGAAAGCTTTAGCTTGGCGATGATGGAAAAAGGCATCGCAACTTCGGAACGCGTTTTGGAAGAAATTGCTAGGTAAGAACGCAAGGCCAAGCCGCCAGGCCGAGCCGGTAAGGCAAAGCCGGCGCGGCGACTTGGACAGCGCTAAGGTTGTTTTTCAATCGTCGCGTCGACTGTCTTCGTGGTTGTGGTGCCGTCAGCGCGCGTCGTGGTGACAACTGTCTGTGCGGAACCTTCGCCCGTACGCGTGGTGACAGCGGACTGCGTGACTGTTTTGCCATTGGCACCGGTGACCGTGCTTTCACGCACGCGCTGGTCGTCCTCCCGAGTCACCTGCCGCTCAGCTTGGGTAACATTTCCCTTCGGCCCGGTAACCGCGGTCGAAGTCGTGCGCCCAGACTCGGAACGTTCCGTGACGCTGGCGTAAGTCGAGGTATTCCCGTTGGGACCGGTGATCGAACCCGACGCGTTTCGCGTGCCGTCCTCGCCCTTCTGGAAGGACCCCTCGCGAGTCCGGGTGCGCCCTTCGGGACCAGTCGTCGTCTGGCTAACCGTGCCTGACTTCGAATCCTTGTCGTAGGTGCGGGTCGTGTCGCGGACTCCCGTCTTGCCGTCCTGATTGGTGCGGGTGGTGCGTCGGTTTCGGGTGTTTCCGGACTGGGTGGTGGTAGACTCCACAGTCCCGGATTTGCCATTTGAGGTGTGGTAAGAGCCCTTCTTGGTGCGGCTGCCATCACGAGCGGATGCTTCGCCCACGATCAAGGTGGAGGCGAGCATGAGGAATGCGAAGGAACGTAGGTTCATGGTTGGAAACGTTGCCAAAGAAGACGGCGCGAACACCGCGCGGTTACAGACAATCCAGTGTCTGACGGTTCTCTTTCATAATCTGTTGAAGGGCATTGGCCGCCATCGTCTGGGATCGATTGTTTCTGATCTGACGAAACAAGCGTGTGGCTGGTCTTGAACTTGCCTCGCTGAAGGACTGGTTCAGAAATCAGGCGCAGAGGGATCCGGATGGTTCTTTAATCCTGACTAACTTACCAAACTAGTAAGAATTAAATTGATCCGGCCACATTTCTGCCCTACTTTTACTTCTCCCAATGAGCACTGATACGACCCCGGCACCCAAGCCACTGGCCGCCAATGAAGGCATCAAGATCAATTCCAACTTCCTCCGTGGTACGATCGCGCAGGACCTCGTGGATTCTTCGACCGGCGCTATCAGCGAGGAAAACAACCAGTTGTGCAAGTTTCATGGCTTGTATCTCCAGGACGATCGCGATCTCCGAAAGGAACTGG
This portion of the Opitutaceae bacterium genome encodes:
- a CDS encoding LptF/LptG family permease; protein product: MISVLRRHLLSATFVSVGGAIAFFAFVMATVNMLRDLLAYFLDGRLPVLLFLKLSWLLFPYVVTYALPMGMLLGVLLVLGRMSADNEITAMRAAGLSVARICAPLYLLAILGAGFALFINFKVMPEARVAYHAQFDQTIRSTALDFIKPQTFVRNLLPNKVLYVGAKEGDTLKNFWLWESDPQGRVIRVWHADEAKPRFEAEEATVELELANARFENRDDKNPESTRQPPLTATFHDTKLKFSLEHALGKATVRRKLDWMTWDQLWAERRRLKAEGAPRTQILKVDLTLHQKITSAIAVFAFTVLAIPLGIRAQRKETSANLGIAVGLVLAYYILTVAVGWLDRVPKARPDLLLWAPIFLFIGLGVFLMRRVDRV
- a CDS encoding M20/M25/M40 family metallo-hydrolase, which encodes MATEIVHLGLMFDPVAKLQEFIRYPSVSADSAFHEGMKGAREFAAELLRSIGFKVELVHTKLHPIILAERHGKPEWPHVVIYGHYDVQPADPLNLWQTPAFEPSIRNGRLYGRGSADNKGPLMVHIAAVGRLLERRPDLPLNLTFVIEGEEEMGSPSFLPFLEQYKDRLKKADLVFLSDTGSPREDQVVITCGLRGLMLFDLVVTGPKTDLHSGLHGGVLRNPIQAVAEVCASLHSADGRVNVPGFYDDVLDVEPWEREQLARHGQSEEEYRAFLGIPAFHAAKGFTPFEATRFLPTLEFNGIGGGYQGEGTKTVIPSKAFAKISCRLVANQDPEKIRTLVYKAIEERMPKDVTYELIDQHSATPYVVVPPDRSNTPKDQPAALAKAFRAADKAVAEIFGKPPLYLREGGSIPIIADIKRVTGLDSVLFGLFLPEDNLHAPNESFSLAMMEKGIATSERVLEEIAR